In a single window of the Sphingosinicella microcystinivorans genome:
- the tesB gene encoding acyl-CoA thioesterase II — protein sequence MSPAAERVRDLIAALDLERIEENLFRGRNTEEGFQRLFGGQVIGQALVAASRTVAEDRAPHSLHAYFMREGDIDVPVVYQVERDRDGKSFSTRRVIAIQHGRPIFNLAASFQVPEEGLEHQFEMPAVPDPETLMSDDEWRRQFLDEVPEQHVERFLLERPIDFRRVDPSIPGRSGPRPPHQNIWFRAVVPVPDDPALHRCMLAYASDMTLLSTCQLPHNIAWWDRSMQVASLDHALWFHAPFRVDDWLLYVEDSPRASSARGLNRGLIYRRDGVLVASVAQEGLMRKHAKG from the coding sequence ATGTCTCCGGCGGCCGAGCGGGTGCGCGACCTCATCGCCGCGCTCGACCTCGAACGCATCGAGGAGAACCTGTTCCGCGGGCGCAACACCGAGGAGGGCTTCCAGCGCCTGTTCGGCGGTCAGGTGATCGGGCAGGCGCTCGTCGCCGCCAGCCGCACCGTGGCGGAGGACCGCGCGCCGCACAGCCTGCACGCCTATTTCATGCGCGAAGGCGACATCGACGTGCCGGTCGTCTATCAGGTGGAGCGCGACCGCGACGGCAAGAGCTTCTCGACGCGGCGGGTGATCGCCATCCAGCACGGCCGCCCGATCTTTAACCTCGCGGCGTCGTTCCAGGTGCCCGAGGAGGGACTGGAGCACCAGTTCGAGATGCCCGCGGTGCCCGATCCCGAGACGCTGATGTCGGACGACGAATGGCGGCGGCAGTTCCTCGACGAGGTGCCGGAGCAGCATGTCGAGCGCTTCCTGCTGGAACGGCCCATCGACTTCCGCCGCGTCGATCCGTCGATCCCGGGCCGCAGCGGGCCGAGGCCGCCCCATCAGAACATCTGGTTCCGGGCGGTCGTGCCGGTGCCGGACGATCCGGCGCTGCACCGCTGTATGCTCGCCTACGCATCGGACATGACGCTGCTGTCGACCTGCCAGCTTCCGCACAACATCGCGTGGTGGGACCGGTCCATGCAGGTCGCCAGCCTCGACCATGCGCTCTGGTTCCATGCGCCGTTCCGCGTCGACGACTGGCTGCTCTACGTGGAGGACAGCCCGCGCGCCTCGTCCGCGCGCGGGCTCAACCGGGGGCTGATCTACCGCCGCGACGGCGTGCTCGTGGCGTCCGTCGCGCAGGAAGGGCTGATGCGGAAGCACGCCAAGGGCTGA
- a CDS encoding HpcH/HpaI aldolase/citrate lyase family protein: protein MTDFRPHRSALYLPAANARAIEKARTLDADVVILDLEDAVAPDAKPAARAAAVDAVQAGGWGRRAVAIRVNGIGTQWCEADFLAVQSARPAAAVVPKVNGAAEAAEAVRLAGGVPVWAMIETPRGVQAVDAIADTPGVAALVVGAADLEKDLGCRVGAARGEIQYALQRVVIAARAAGIVAFDAMYPDIRDMEGLEAVTVQGRALGFDGKTLIHPAQIETANRVFSPSAAEVEQARRIVAAFEAAKAEGRGVATLDGKLVEVLHAAQARDLIAFAESIAPS from the coding sequence ATGACCGATTTTCGTCCCCACCGCAGCGCGCTCTACCTTCCGGCCGCCAACGCCCGCGCCATCGAGAAGGCGCGGACGCTGGATGCGGACGTGGTGATCCTCGACCTCGAAGACGCCGTCGCGCCGGATGCGAAGCCGGCCGCGCGCGCCGCCGCCGTGGACGCGGTGCAGGCGGGCGGATGGGGGCGGCGCGCGGTCGCGATCCGGGTGAACGGCATCGGCACGCAGTGGTGCGAGGCGGATTTCCTCGCCGTGCAGTCGGCACGGCCCGCGGCGGCCGTCGTGCCCAAGGTGAACGGCGCGGCGGAGGCGGCGGAGGCGGTCCGCCTCGCGGGCGGCGTGCCGGTGTGGGCGATGATCGAGACGCCGCGCGGTGTGCAGGCCGTGGACGCGATCGCCGACACGCCGGGCGTCGCCGCGCTCGTGGTCGGCGCGGCCGATCTCGAAAAGGACCTCGGCTGCCGCGTCGGCGCGGCGCGCGGCGAGATTCAATACGCGCTGCAAAGGGTCGTCATCGCCGCCCGCGCCGCCGGGATCGTGGCGTTCGACGCCATGTATCCCGACATCAGGGACATGGAGGGGCTGGAGGCGGTGACGGTGCAGGGCCGGGCGCTCGGCTTCGACGGCAAGACGCTGATCCACCCGGCGCAGATCGAGACGGCGAACCGGGTGTTCTCGCCGTCGGCGGCGGAAGTGGAGCAGGCGCGCCGCATCGTCGCGGCGTTCGAGGCGGCGAAGGCGGAAGGGCGGGGCGTCGCGACGCTCGACGGCAAGCTCGTCGAGGTGCTCCACGCCGCGCAGGCGCGCGACCTGATCGCCTTTGCCGAAAGCATCGCGCCCAGCTGA
- a CDS encoding TetR/AcrR family transcriptional regulator, protein MSKAKITRLVPRGEDREEGVDGRRLRSERSRAQIVAAMLEVIEGGDMNPNAATVAEAAGVSLRTVFRHFEEMDSLYREMMAKLEADILPMVMTPFEARDWQGRAAELVTRRARIYERVMPFKVAAGVRRFQSEYLMDGHHRFLAMERAALQAIFPAEVRSNPALFAALEMITGFQSWQRLRQDQTLTPEDAEAAMRIAVERLLGL, encoded by the coding sequence ATGAGCAAGGCAAAGATCACCCGGCTGGTGCCGCGCGGCGAGGACCGCGAGGAGGGCGTCGACGGACGGCGGCTGCGGAGCGAGCGGAGCCGCGCGCAGATCGTCGCGGCGATGCTGGAGGTGATCGAGGGTGGCGACATGAACCCGAACGCCGCGACCGTCGCCGAGGCGGCGGGCGTCTCGCTGCGTACGGTGTTCCGGCATTTCGAGGAGATGGACAGCCTCTACCGCGAAATGATGGCGAAGCTGGAGGCGGACATCCTGCCGATGGTGATGACGCCGTTCGAGGCGCGCGACTGGCAGGGCCGGGCGGCGGAACTCGTGACGCGCCGCGCGCGCATCTACGAGCGGGTGATGCCCTTCAAGGTCGCGGCGGGCGTGCGCCGTTTCCAGTCCGAATACCTGATGGACGGCCACCACCGCTTCCTCGCGATGGAGCGCGCGGCCTTGCAGGCGATTTTCCCGGCGGAGGTCCGCTCGAACCCGGCGCTGTTCGCCGCGCTCGAGATGATCACCGGCTTCCAGTCGTGGCAGCGCCTGCGGCAGGACCAGACGCTGACGCCGGAGGACGCGGAGGCGGCGATGCGGATCGCCGTCGAGCGGCTGCTCGGGCTTTGA
- a CDS encoding TonB-dependent receptor has translation MRSMLLAACAVQVLALPALAQAAGEQKVDDLHAIGDDIVVTAPYARSRADLLSGTSVMTEGELRGALQPQIGEVIARQPGVSATSFSPGASRPVLRGMQGERIRVLTDGIGSIDVSNTSADHAVTIDPITAQRVEIIRGPASLLYGSSAIGGVVNVLDKRIPRAVPEHGVHVDAIGSVASAADEVSVAGGIDAALTDTIVVHVDGSWRDTNNLRIGGWQLAPVLREHALEHAEEGNEEAAEEAASRGRLPDSYTRTKTAGGGISLITDRGMLGFSVGYFESRYGVPTRPTLGHGHDEHDDEDEDHEDEHGHEHGDVSIGLKQWRADVRGEVELGEGFLEKLRVRVGYADYTHTEFEGGEVGTVFDNQGVEGRVELVQAKRGAWNGAFGGQFYIRDFSAVGDEAFLPPNETEQFGLFTVQELNLGALGIEASGRYERTNVSSSAIGVSRSFSAVSAALGARYSLTDGISIGVNASRAVRAPSAEELFSNGPHIATQAFEVGDPTLAKEKSWGLEAFLRGETGGFAFSLGAFASWFDNYIYEADTGLEEDELPVFQYAQGDATYYGFEAEVSAPLFDAGGVRIVADGVADYVRAKIDAVGPAPRIPPLRLLGGIEAQSDLLTGRVEVEWSDKQTRVAAFETATGSHTLVNASVSWRVLGADGPATLRLSANNIFDVDARRHASFTKDYVPLAGRDVRATLSLSF, from the coding sequence ATGCGTTCGATGCTTCTCGCCGCGTGTGCGGTTCAGGTCCTTGCGCTTCCGGCGCTCGCGCAAGCCGCCGGCGAGCAGAAGGTCGACGATCTGCACGCGATCGGCGACGACATCGTGGTGACGGCGCCCTATGCGCGCTCCCGCGCCGACCTGCTGTCGGGCACCTCGGTGATGACCGAGGGCGAGCTTCGCGGGGCGCTGCAACCGCAGATCGGCGAGGTGATCGCGCGCCAGCCCGGCGTCTCGGCGACGAGCTTCTCGCCCGGCGCCTCGCGGCCGGTGCTGCGCGGGATGCAGGGCGAGCGCATCCGCGTGCTGACGGACGGCATCGGCTCCATCGACGTGTCGAACACGTCGGCCGACCATGCCGTCACCATCGACCCGATCACCGCGCAGCGCGTCGAGATCATCCGCGGCCCGGCCTCGCTGCTCTACGGCTCGTCGGCGATCGGCGGCGTCGTCAACGTGCTCGACAAGCGCATCCCGCGCGCGGTGCCGGAGCACGGCGTGCACGTCGACGCCATCGGCAGCGTCGCGAGCGCGGCGGATGAGGTGAGCGTCGCGGGCGGCATCGACGCCGCGCTCACCGACACGATCGTCGTGCACGTGGACGGGAGCTGGCGCGACACGAACAACCTCAGGATCGGCGGCTGGCAGCTCGCGCCGGTGCTGCGCGAACATGCGCTGGAACACGCCGAGGAGGGCAACGAGGAAGCGGCGGAGGAAGCCGCCTCGCGCGGGCGCCTGCCGGACAGCTACACGCGCACCAAGACGGCGGGCGGCGGCATCTCGCTCATCACCGATCGCGGGATGCTCGGCTTCTCGGTGGGTTACTTCGAATCTCGCTACGGCGTGCCGACGCGCCCGACGCTCGGGCACGGGCACGATGAGCATGACGACGAGGACGAGGACCATGAAGACGAGCACGGCCACGAGCACGGCGACGTCAGCATCGGCCTCAAGCAGTGGCGCGCCGACGTTCGCGGCGAGGTCGAGCTCGGCGAAGGCTTCCTCGAGAAGCTGCGCGTGCGCGTCGGCTATGCCGACTACACGCACACCGAGTTCGAAGGCGGCGAGGTCGGCACGGTGTTCGACAACCAGGGCGTCGAGGGGCGCGTCGAGCTCGTGCAGGCGAAGCGCGGCGCGTGGAACGGCGCGTTCGGCGGCCAGTTCTACATCCGCGACTTCTCGGCGGTGGGCGACGAGGCGTTCCTGCCGCCGAACGAGACCGAGCAGTTCGGCCTGTTCACGGTGCAGGAGCTGAACCTCGGCGCGCTCGGCATCGAGGCGTCGGGCCGCTACGAGCGCACCAACGTCAGCTCGAGCGCCATCGGCGTCAGCCGCAGCTTCAGCGCCGTCTCGGCGGCGCTCGGCGCGCGCTACAGCCTGACGGACGGGATCAGCATCGGCGTCAACGCCTCGCGCGCCGTGCGCGCGCCGAGCGCCGAGGAGCTGTTCTCGAACGGCCCACACATCGCGACGCAGGCGTTCGAGGTCGGCGATCCGACGCTCGCCAAGGAAAAGAGCTGGGGCCTCGAGGCGTTCCTGCGCGGCGAGACCGGAGGGTTCGCCTTCTCGCTCGGCGCCTTCGCGAGCTGGTTCGACAATTACATCTACGAGGCGGACACCGGCCTCGAGGAGGACGAGCTTCCGGTCTTCCAGTACGCGCAGGGCGACGCGACCTACTACGGTTTCGAGGCGGAAGTCTCGGCGCCGCTGTTCGACGCGGGGGGGGTCCGCATCGTGGCGGACGGCGTGGCGGATTACGTGCGCGCGAAGATCGACGCGGTCGGCCCGGCGCCGCGCATCCCGCCGCTCCGGCTGCTCGGCGGCATCGAGGCGCAGTCGGACCTCCTCACCGGCCGCGTCGAGGTCGAATGGAGCGACAAGCAGACGCGCGTCGCGGCGTTCGAGACGGCGACCGGCTCGCACACGCTGGTGAACGCGTCGGTTTCGTGGCGCGTGCTCGGCGCGGACGGCCCGGCGACGCTCCGGCTTTCGGCGAACAACATCTTCGATGTCGATGCGCGCCGCCACGCGAGCTTCACCAAGGACTACGTGCCGCTCGCGGGCCGCGACGTGCGGGCGACGCTCAGCCTCAGCTTCTAG
- a CDS encoding SPFH domain-containing protein codes for MGGGIFVIVLAALAVIFVWTAVVIVRQGYEYTIERFGRFTQVAKPGFTLILPFIERVGRRINMMEQVLEIPGQEIITKDNAMVSVDGIVFFQVLDAAKAAYEVSDLYVAILNLTTTNLRTVMGSMDLDETLSHRDQINARLLNVVDDATTAWGVKITRVEVKDIKPPQDIVNSMARQMKAEREKRAAILEAEGLRASEILKAEGQKQSQILEAEGRREAAFRDAEAREREAEAEAKATEMVSNAIASGNAQAINYFVAQKYVDAMHAFANAPNAKTIFMPLEATSLVGTIGGIGELVKAVRDDGGTPPAPQPRPRRPGPFEQA; via the coding sequence ATGGGCGGCGGAATTTTCGTGATCGTTCTGGCGGCGCTCGCCGTCATCTTCGTGTGGACGGCCGTCGTCATCGTGCGGCAGGGCTACGAATACACGATCGAGCGCTTCGGCCGCTTCACGCAGGTCGCCAAGCCCGGCTTCACGCTGATCCTGCCGTTCATCGAGCGGGTCGGCCGCCGCATCAACATGATGGAGCAGGTGCTGGAGATTCCGGGGCAGGAGATCATCACCAAGGACAACGCGATGGTCTCCGTGGACGGCATCGTGTTCTTCCAGGTGCTCGACGCCGCCAAGGCCGCCTACGAGGTCTCGGACCTCTACGTGGCGATCCTGAACCTCACCACCACGAACCTGCGCACCGTCATGGGCTCGATGGACCTCGACGAGACGCTGTCGCACCGTGACCAGATCAACGCCCGCCTGCTGAACGTCGTCGACGACGCGACGACCGCGTGGGGCGTGAAGATCACGCGCGTCGAGGTGAAGGACATCAAGCCGCCGCAGGACATCGTGAACTCGATGGCGCGCCAGATGAAGGCGGAGCGCGAGAAGCGCGCCGCGATCCTCGAGGCCGAGGGCCTGCGTGCCTCGGAAATCCTGAAGGCAGAAGGCCAGAAGCAGTCGCAGATTCTCGAGGCCGAAGGCCGCCGCGAGGCCGCCTTCCGCGACGCCGAGGCGCGCGAGCGCGAGGCGGAGGCCGAGGCGAAGGCGACCGAGATGGTCTCGAACGCCATCGCCAGCGGCAACGCGCAGGCGATCAACTATTTCGTCGCGCAGAAATACGTGGACGCGATGCACGCCTTCGCGAACGCGCCCAACGCCAAGACCATCTTCATGCCCTTGGAAGCGACCAGCCTCGTCGGCACGATCGGCGGCATCGGCGAGCTGGTGAAGGCCGTGCGGGACGACGGCGGCACGCCGCCCGCCCCCCAGCCGCGCCCGCGCCGCCCGGGTCCGTTCGAGCAGGCGTGA
- a CDS encoding winged helix-turn-helix transcriptional regulator, whose translation MAQTTYGQFCPVAMAAEILCTRWTVVLLRELIAGSTRFNDLRRGLPRMSPALLSQRLKELEAAGIIHRLPSARESGIFDYRLTEAGRELEPLVEAFGMWGQRWVDSALSLQRLDAQLLMWDMRRNLDPRPLPERRTVIQFRYPELPADRRAWWLMIEPGFDVDLCSVDPGFDVDLYVSSDLRTMTAIWMGHDTVAAAVDDERLHLTGDRRLAANMHAWLGRSPFAKVRRAA comes from the coding sequence ATGGCACAGACCACCTACGGCCAGTTCTGCCCGGTCGCGATGGCGGCGGAGATCCTCTGCACGCGCTGGACCGTCGTCCTGCTGCGCGAGCTCATCGCCGGCTCCACCCGCTTCAACGACCTGCGCCGCGGCCTGCCCCGCATGTCGCCCGCGCTCCTCTCGCAGCGGCTGAAGGAGCTGGAGGCGGCGGGCATCATACACCGCCTGCCGTCGGCGCGTGAGTCCGGCATCTTCGACTACCGGCTGACGGAGGCGGGGCGGGAGCTGGAACCGCTCGTCGAGGCGTTCGGCATGTGGGGGCAGCGCTGGGTGGACAGCGCGCTTTCGCTCCAGCGGCTCGACGCGCAGCTGCTGATGTGGGACATGCGGCGCAACCTCGATCCGCGCCCGCTGCCGGAGCGGCGCACCGTCATCCAGTTCCGCTACCCCGAGCTTCCCGCGGACCGGCGCGCATGGTGGCTGATGATCGAACCCGGCTTCGATGTCGACCTCTGCTCGGTCGATCCCGGATTCGATGTCGATCTCTACGTTTCGAGCGACCTGCGCACGATGACGGCGATCTGGATGGGCCACGACACGGTCGCCGCCGCCGTGGATGACGAGCGGCTGCACCTGACCGGCGACCGCCGCCTCGCCGCGAACATGCACGCGTGGCTGGGCCGCAGCCCGTTCGCGAAGGTACGGCGGGCGGCGTGA
- a CDS encoding class I SAM-dependent methyltransferase — protein sequence MGLWERYAVPAIVSCACASKPVMRQRAKVVPAAAGEVLELGCGSGTNFGFYDPARVARLHAVEPAPGMVARARRRAQGTGIADRVQFHETGAERLPLADASIDTAVVTFVLCTIPDWQGALREVRRVLKPGGRVLFSEHGLAPDANVARRQQRIEPVWRRLFGGCHLTRDPAAMLAGTGFRVDRIETMYLPSTPRFAGFASWGSAVPS from the coding sequence ATGGGGCTGTGGGAACGCTATGCGGTGCCGGCGATCGTGTCGTGCGCCTGCGCGTCGAAGCCGGTCATGCGGCAGCGCGCCAAGGTCGTGCCCGCGGCGGCGGGGGAGGTGCTCGAACTCGGCTGCGGCTCGGGGACCAACTTCGGCTTCTACGATCCGGCGCGCGTCGCGCGGCTCCACGCCGTGGAGCCTGCGCCGGGCATGGTCGCGCGCGCCCGGCGGCGCGCGCAGGGCACGGGCATCGCGGACCGGGTGCAGTTCCACGAGACCGGCGCGGAACGCCTTCCGCTCGCGGACGCGAGCATCGACACGGCGGTGGTGACGTTCGTGCTGTGCACGATCCCGGACTGGCAGGGTGCGCTGCGCGAGGTGCGGCGGGTGCTGAAACCGGGCGGTCGCGTGCTGTTCTCCGAGCATGGCCTCGCGCCCGATGCGAACGTCGCGCGCCGGCAGCAGCGCATCGAGCCTGTGTGGCGGCGGCTTTTCGGCGGCTGCCACCTGACGCGGGACCCCGCCGCCATGCTGGCGGGAACCGGGTTCCGCGTCGATCGTATCGAAACCATGTACCTGCCCTCGACGCCCCGCTTCGCAGGTTTTGCGAGCTGGGGCTCGGCGGTGCCCTCGTAA
- a CDS encoding NfeD family protein has translation MPDFQNFEMTYWVWFAAAAVLAIMEIFAPGIFMIWLALAAAATGVVTLALGFGWELQLAVFAVLSVVAVFAGRNFLRRNPVETTDSGLNRRGERLVGQLVKVVEPIADGRGRVQVGDSPWLATGPDAAEGSMVRITGVEGATLKVEPAQG, from the coding sequence ATGCCGGATTTCCAGAACTTCGAGATGACCTACTGGGTCTGGTTCGCCGCCGCCGCCGTGCTCGCGATCATGGAGATCTTCGCGCCCGGCATCTTCATGATCTGGCTGGCGCTCGCCGCCGCCGCGACCGGCGTCGTGACGCTCGCGCTCGGCTTCGGCTGGGAGCTCCAGCTCGCGGTGTTCGCGGTCCTGTCGGTCGTCGCCGTGTTCGCGGGCCGCAACTTCCTGAGGCGCAACCCGGTGGAAACGACCGACAGCGGCCTCAACCGCCGCGGCGAGCGCCTGGTCGGCCAGCTCGTGAAGGTGGTGGAACCCATCGCCGACGGACGCGGCCGCGTGCAGGTCGGCGATTCGCCGTGGCTCGCGACGGGACCGGACGCCGCCGAAGGCAGTATGGTCCGCATCACCGGCGTCGAAGGCGCGACGCTCAAGGTCGAACCGGCTCAGGGCTAG
- the mce gene encoding methylmalonyl-CoA epimerase produces MIGRLNHVGIATPSIDKAVAVYRDFLGATKIHEKFALPAQGVWVCFVDTPNSQIELIEPYGDDSPIHGFLKKNPAGGQHHVCFEVPDIIAARDDMRAKGATVLGTGEPRIGAHGTPVIFVHPKDMGGVLVELMETPKDAH; encoded by the coding sequence ATGATCGGACGCCTGAACCATGTCGGGATCGCGACGCCCTCGATCGACAAGGCCGTCGCGGTCTACCGCGATTTCCTGGGCGCGACGAAGATCCACGAGAAGTTCGCGCTGCCCGCGCAGGGCGTGTGGGTCTGCTTCGTGGACACGCCGAACAGCCAGATCGAACTGATCGAGCCCTACGGCGACGACTCGCCGATCCACGGCTTCCTGAAGAAGAACCCGGCGGGCGGGCAGCACCACGTCTGCTTCGAGGTGCCGGACATCATCGCCGCGCGCGACGACATGCGGGCGAAGGGCGCGACCGTGCTCGGCACTGGCGAGCCGCGCATCGGCGCGCACGGCACGCCGGTGATCTTCGTTCACCCGAAGGACATGGGCGGCGTTCTCGTCGAGCTGATGGAAACGCCCAAGGACGCCCACTGA
- the nhaA gene encoding Na+/H+ antiporter NhaA, which yields MTGGLRNLVIERPRSALRAFLRTESAGGIVLMAAAVAALAVANSPLSAAYFAALKTYVGPLSVSHWINDGLMAIFFLLVGLEVKRELFEGQLSTWERRVLPGAAAAGGMIVPALIFAAFNIGDAVTIRGWAIPSATDIAFALGVLTLLGPRVPVSLKVFLTAVAIIDDLGAIVIIALFYTAGLNLAALGIAVLLVALLYGFNRFGVRSLWPYLIVGAGVWTAMLLSGVHATLAGVAVALTIPLAPAHPHVDDRFSPLLRLEHAIAGWVAFAIVPVFGFANAGLTFANVTADMLVSPTVLGIALGLFVGKQVGVFGVIRLMKALRLADYPAHASALQVYGVALLCGIGFTMSLFIGGLSYASDIYLDEVKLGVLGGSLLSGIVGTAVLRAACRETPKD from the coding sequence ATGACGGGCGGTCTGCGCAATCTGGTGATCGAACGGCCGCGCTCCGCGCTGCGCGCGTTCCTGCGCACCGAATCCGCCGGCGGCATCGTGCTGATGGCGGCGGCGGTCGCCGCGCTCGCGGTCGCCAACTCGCCTCTCTCCGCCGCCTATTTCGCGGCGCTCAAGACCTATGTCGGCCCGCTCTCCGTCAGCCACTGGATCAACGACGGGCTGATGGCGATCTTCTTCCTGCTCGTCGGGCTCGAAGTGAAGCGCGAGCTTTTCGAAGGCCAGCTTTCCACGTGGGAGCGCCGCGTCCTCCCCGGCGCGGCGGCGGCGGGCGGCATGATCGTGCCCGCGCTCATCTTCGCCGCGTTCAACATCGGCGATGCCGTCACCATCCGCGGCTGGGCGATCCCGTCGGCGACCGACATCGCCTTCGCGCTCGGCGTGCTCACCCTGCTCGGCCCGCGCGTTCCCGTGTCGCTCAAGGTGTTCCTCACTGCGGTCGCCATCATCGACGATCTCGGCGCCATCGTCATCATCGCCCTGTTCTACACGGCCGGACTGAACCTCGCCGCGCTCGGCATCGCCGTCCTGCTGGTCGCGCTGCTCTATGGCTTCAACCGCTTCGGCGTCCGGTCGCTCTGGCCCTACCTGATCGTCGGCGCGGGCGTGTGGACGGCGATGCTGCTCTCGGGCGTCCACGCGACGCTCGCGGGCGTCGCGGTCGCGCTCACGATCCCGCTCGCGCCCGCGCATCCCCATGTCGACGACCGCTTCTCGCCCCTGCTCCGGCTCGAACACGCCATCGCCGGGTGGGTGGCGTTCGCGATCGTGCCGGTCTTCGGCTTCGCCAACGCCGGGCTCACGTTCGCGAACGTGACCGCGGACATGCTCGTGAGCCCGACCGTGCTCGGCATCGCGCTCGGCCTCTTCGTCGGCAAGCAGGTCGGCGTGTTCGGCGTGATCCGGCTGATGAAGGCGCTGCGCCTCGCCGACTATCCGGCGCACGCGTCCGCGCTCCAGGTTTACGGCGTCGCGCTGCTCTGCGGCATCGGCTTCACGATGAGCCTGTTCATCGGTGGGCTCTCCTACGCCTCCGACATCTATCTCGACGAGGTGAAGCTCGGCGTGCTCGGCGGCTCGCTGCTGTCGGGCATCGTCGGCACCGCCGTGCTGCGGGCAGCGTGCCGGGAAACACCCAAGGACTGA
- a CDS encoding SUMF1/EgtB/PvdO family nonheme iron enzyme: MRRIVFVALAALAACGERGGEAACGIPADRLGAFVDVPEGRFIKGAAPRYPEERPELSLHVGAFRIQAHEVTNDQFAAFVKATGYVTDAERTAGDADGGSAVFTTPEGGEARPWRLVRGATWRTPEGPGSGIAGRGRDPVVHVSPADAAAYAAWAGGRLPTEVEWEYAASLGLPEGGDQEAGAYRPDKAPVANTWQGLFPEEQKAADGFAGRAPVGCFPPSRIGLYDMIGNVWEITDTPYGAGTRTIKGGSYLCSENFCRRYRPAARQPEEEHFSASHVGFRIAQDVPAQLGQ; encoded by the coding sequence TTGAGGCGGATCGTCTTCGTCGCGCTCGCGGCGCTTGCGGCGTGCGGCGAGCGGGGCGGCGAGGCGGCCTGCGGCATTCCCGCCGACCGGCTCGGCGCGTTCGTGGACGTGCCGGAGGGGCGCTTCATCAAGGGCGCCGCGCCGCGCTATCCCGAGGAGCGCCCCGAGCTGTCGCTGCACGTGGGCGCGTTCCGTATCCAGGCGCACGAGGTGACGAACGACCAGTTCGCGGCGTTCGTGAAGGCGACCGGCTACGTGACCGATGCCGAGCGCACGGCAGGCGATGCCGACGGCGGCTCGGCGGTGTTCACGACGCCGGAGGGCGGCGAGGCGCGGCCGTGGCGGCTGGTGCGCGGGGCGACGTGGCGGACGCCGGAGGGGCCGGGCTCGGGCATCGCCGGTCGCGGGCGCGATCCCGTGGTTCATGTCTCGCCCGCGGACGCCGCGGCCTATGCGGCGTGGGCGGGCGGGCGGCTGCCGACCGAGGTCGAATGGGAATATGCCGCGTCGCTCGGCCTGCCGGAGGGCGGCGATCAGGAAGCGGGGGCTTACCGCCCGGACAAGGCGCCGGTCGCCAACACGTGGCAGGGCCTGTTCCCGGAGGAGCAGAAGGCGGCGGACGGCTTCGCCGGGCGCGCGCCGGTGGGCTGTTTTCCGCCGAGCCGCATCGGCCTCTACGACATGATCGGCAACGTCTGGGAGATCACCGACACGCCCTATGGCGCGGGCACGCGCACGATCAAGGGCGGCTCCTACCTCTGCTCGGAGAATTTCTGCCGCCGCTACCGGCCCGCCGCGCGCCAGCCCGAGGAGGAACATTTCTCGGCGAGCCACGTCGGCTTCCGCATCGCGCAGGACGTTCCGGCTCAGTTGGGCCAGTAG